One segment of Solanum stenotomum isolate F172 chromosome 1, ASM1918654v1, whole genome shotgun sequence DNA contains the following:
- the LOC125872620 gene encoding methylcrotonoyl-CoA carboxylase beta chain, mitochondrial has translation MLRIWTTRRLASQCLIPWRMYPTTLISTRNSSIGILHDTLDRNSDSYTRNSKVMDELVSQLHSHILKVMEGGGPEAVKRHRSRNKLLPRERIDRLIDPGSSFLELCQFAGHELYQESLPSGGIVIGIGTIHKRLCMLVANDPTVKGGSYFPITVKKHLRAQEIAAQCKLPCIYLVDSGGAFLPKQAEVFPDKENFGRIFYNQAVMSSEGIPQIALVLGSCTAGGAYIPAMADESVMVKGNGTIFLAGPPLVKAATGEEVSAEDLGGATVHCKTSGVSDYFAHDELHALAIGRDIVKNLHMAGGPEVSGQTGADYKEPLYDVKELRTIAPTDLKQPFDVRSIIARILDGSEFDEFKKLYGTTLVTGFGRICGQPVGILGNNGILFMESAQKGAHFIELCTQRNIPLIFLQNITGFMVGSKSEASGIAKAGAKMVMAVSCAKVPKITVVIGGSFGAGNYAMCGRAYSPNFMFFWPNARISVMGGPQAAGVLAQVERATKKKRGIQWTKEEEEKFKAEVVEAYDREGSPYYATSRLWDDGIIDPADTRRILSLCISATLNRGPEATKYGVFRM, from the exons ATGCTGCGAATTTGGACAACGAGGAGATTAGCTTCACAATGCTTGATTCCATGGCGGATGTACCCAACTACTCTCATTTCGACCCGAAATAGCTCCATCGGAATCCTACACGACACTCTCGACCGGAACTCCGATTCGTATACACGAAACTCAAAGGTCATGGATGAACTTGTTTCACAGCTTCATTCTCACATTCTCAAG GTTATGGAAGGAGGAGGACCAGAAGCTGTGAAGAGGCATCGGAGTAGGAATAAGCTTCTTCCTAGAGAGAGGATTGATCGCCTTATTGACCCTGGCTCTTCATTCCTTGAGCTTTGTCag TTTGCGGGTCATGAATTGTACCAAGAATCATTACCTTCTGGTGGGATAGTTATAGGAATTGGAACAATACATAAGAGACTCTGTATGTTGGTGGCAAATGATCCTACAGTCAAAGGTGGAAGTTACTTTCCAATAACTGTCAAGAAACATCTCAGGGCACAAGAGATTGCAGCTCAATGCAAACTACCATGTATATATCTTGTTGATAGTGGTGGTGCTTTCCTTCCAAAGCAAGCCGAGGTTTTTCCTGACAAAGAAAATTTTGGGAGAATATTTTACAATCAAGCTGTGATGTCCTCTGAAGGTATTCCTCAAATTGCACTGGTGTTAGGTTCTTGTACTGCTGGAGGAGCTTACATTCCTGCAATGGCTGATGAGAGCGTCATGGTCAAAGGGAATGGTACCATATTTTTGGCTGGACCTCCTCTTGTAAAG GCAGCAACTGGTGAGGAAGTTTCTGCAGAAGACCTTGGAGGTGCAACTGTGCATTGTAAGACATCAGGGGTTTCTGACTACTTTGCCCATG ATGAACTGCATGCCCTTGCTATAGGAAGGGATATTGTTAAGAACCTGCACATGGCTGGTGGTCCAGAAGTATCTGGACAAACTGGAGCTGATTATAAAGAACCTCTGTATGACGTGAAAGAACTTCGCACCATTGCACCAACAGACCTCAAACAGCCCTTTGATGTTCGTTCAATTATTGCTCGCATTCTCGATGGAAGTGAATTTGATGAATTCAAGAAACTGTATGGCACT ACACTTGTGACTGGATTTGGAAGAATTTGTGGACAGCCAGTAGGGATCCTTGGAAACAATGGGATACTGTTTATGGAATCTGCTCAGAAAGGGGCACACTTTATTGAATTGTGTACTCAACGTAACATTCCTCTGATCTTCCTTCAGAATATTACTGGATTTATG GTTGGGTCCAAATCTGAGGCAAGTGGTATTGCCAAAGCTGGAGCTAAAATGGTTATGGCAGTCTCTTGTGCGAAG GTTCCCAAGATCACAGTAGTTATTGGTGGAAGCTTTGGAGCTGGCAATTATGCAATGTGTGGACGTGCATATAGTCCAAATTTCATGTTCTTCTGGCCAAATGCTCGAATATCTGTAATGGGAGGCCCTCAG GCTGCTGGAGTCCTTGCTCAAGTAGAGAGAGCCACCAAGAAAAAGAGGGGAATTCAG TGGAcaaaggaagaggaagaaaagtTCAAGGCTGAAGTTGTAGAGGCGTATGACCGAGAGGGCAGCCCATATTATGCCACATCTAGGCTTTGGGATGATGGCATAATTGATCCAGCAGACACGAGGAGAATATTGAGCCTTTGCATCTCTGCTACCTTGAATCGTGGACCAGAAGCTACAAAATATGGTGTGTTCAGAATGTAA